A genomic segment from Acipenser ruthenus chromosome 5, fAciRut3.2 maternal haplotype, whole genome shotgun sequence encodes:
- the marcksa gene encoding myristoylated alanine-rich protein kinase C substrate a, with protein MGAQFSKTAAKGETAAEKPGEAVAASPSKTNGQENGHVKVNGDASAAEAGKEEEAQANGSAPAEDSPKEEAEKTEAAAAADKESTEGGKENAEAASPAEGEGSSRAEDGATPSTSSETPKKKKKRFSFKKSFKLSGFSFKKNKKETGEGAENEGATGSTEEAKDEAAAAPETTSTEESKPAQEEAAPAAPSTSTEETKEETSSSQEAKSEETAPAKPAVEETQAAAAPAAEEPKPAEEKPAAEEKPAEAAPAPEAKSTEKEAPKAEEPTPTPEAPSESISEASAAAAAAAE; from the exons ATGGGAGCGCAATTCTCCAAGACCGCTGCGAAAGGCGAAACCGCTGCTGAAAAACCGGGAGAAGCCGTTGCCGCCTCCCCTTCAAAGACAAACGGACAG GAGAACGGCCATGTGAAAGTAAATGGTGACGCCTCGGCAGCAGAAGCTGGGAAGGAGGAAGAGGCTCAGGCAAATGGAAGTGCCCCAGCTGAGGACAGTCCCAAAGAGGAAGCAGAAAAAACTGAGGCGGCGGCTGCTGCCGACAAGGAAAGCACAGAGGGAGGCAAGGAGAATGCAGAGGCAGCCTCTCCCGCTGAAGGAGAGGGTTCTTCCAGGGCAGAGGATGGGGCCACACCCTCGACCAGCAGCGAAACccccaaaaagaaaaagaagcgctTCTCCTTCAAGAAGTCCTTTAAACTCAGCGGCTTCTCCTTCAAGAAGAACAAGAAAGAGACCGGAGAGGGGGCTGAGAATGAAGGGGCAACTGGCTCCACAGAGGAGGCAAAGGACGAGGCAGCTGCGGCACCAGAGACCACCAGCACAGAGGAAAGCAAGCCTGCCCAGGAGGAGGCTGCACCTGCTGCCCcttccaccagcacagaggagacAAAGGAGGAGACTAGCTCTTCACAAGAGGCCAAATCTGAAGAGACCGCGCCAGCAAAGCCTGCAGTGGAGGAGACCCAGGCAGCAGCTGCCCCTGCAGCTGAAGAGCCCAAACCTGCAGAAGAAAAGCCTGCAGCAGAGGAGAAaccagcagaggcagctcctgcccctGAAGCAAAGTCCACTGAAAAGGAAGCACCAAAAGCAGAAGAGCCCACCCCCACACCAGAAGCTCCTTCCGAGTCCATCTCTGAGGCctcggctgctgctgctgctgctgcagagtag